The Vibrio metoecus sequence ATTATAGTGAGCCTCCCTTTCCGTGGCTGAAAATTGCGCCATTAAGGAATGGAGTAATGGAATCATGGCGTAGTCTAGCGTCAGGTGCACAGATGTGGTGATTTTTTTCTCAATAGTTTGAAGTCGCTTGAGGGCTTGCTGCACTCCGCCCCATAGGCTTTAACGAGCCCACCAGTTCCTAGCAGTACGCCACCATAGTAACGAGTAACCACCGCAGTGATTTCCCCGACACCACTCCCGCTCAGCTGAGCCAAGATGGGTTTACCCGCAGTACCGGATGGCTCACCATCATCACTAAATCCCCACAACCTAGAATCTTGCGGTCGCCCTGCTACAAACGCCCAGCAATGATGCCGAGCATCAGCATGACGGCGCTTTATCTCTTCGACAAAAGCTTTCGCCGAATCGATCCCAGGAGTATGGGCCAGATACGTAATAAAGAGGCTTTTTTTGATCTCTTCTTCAAACTGAGTGGATTCAGCAGGAATGAGATACGGCTGAAGATTCATGGTTCAAGCACTCAAAAATAAAGTGGCACAGTCTAGCACGATATGCATTTGAAATAACGACTCTCAGCGATAGTGCACAATGTTAAACACTTGTTTAAAAAATGTATTGAAATTCGCCATTCTCCAGTTCACACTGAATTAACTGGTCAAACCAGAATTAACAACAATAACCGCTCTCACACGCAATCACCGATTGTATGTCACGGAGATAGACAATGATTTACCAAGCCAAAACCCTACAGGTAAAGCAACTCGCTAATGGAATTGCCGAGCTCTCTTTCTGTGCTCCTGCTTCCGTTAACAAACTGGATTTACACACACTGGAATCACTCGATAAAGCGTTAGATGCGCTCGCTGCCGATTCCAGTGTCAAAGGCCTCCTACTTAGCTCAGATAAAGAGGCTTTTATCGTCGGCGCTGATATCACCGAATTTCTCGGGCTATTTGCCAAACCGGAAGCAGAATTGGATGAGTGGTTGCAGTTTGCCAATCGCATTTTTAACAAGTTGGAAGATTTACCTTTCCCCACCTTGTCAGCGTTAAAAGGCCACACACTTGGCGGCGGCTGTGAGTGTGTACTCGCCACCGATTTTCGGATTGGTGATGCCACCACCAGCATTGGCTTGCCTGAAACCAAACTGGGCATCATGCCGGGATTTGGCGGAACGGTGCGCCTACCTCGTTTGATTGGCGCAGACAGCGCGATGGAAATCATCACCCAAGGTAAAGCGTGCCGCGCGGAAGAAGCGTTAAAAGTGGGATTACTGGATGCGATTGTCGATAGCGACAAGCTGATCGATTCCGCAATCACCACTTTGACTCAAGCGATTGAAGAGAAGCTGGATTGGCAAAAACGCCGTCAGCAGAAAACCTCAGCACTAACTTTAAGCAAGCTGGAAGCCATGATGAGCTTTACCATGGCGAAAGGTGTGGTGGCTCAGGTGGCAGGCAAACACTATCCAGCACCTATGACCGCGGTAGTAGCGATTGAGGAAGCGGCGCGTTTATCACGCGATGCTGCGCTGGATATCGAGCGCAAACACTTCATCAAGCTCGCCAAATCTACCGAGGCGCAAGCACTGGTTGGTATTTTCCTCAATGATCAATACATCAAAGGCCTAGCCAAACAATCCGCGAAAGCAGCAAGCCAAGACACCCAACACGCTGCCGTGCTCGGCGCGGGCATTATGGGTGGGGGCATCGCGTATCAATCGGCTCTCAAAGGCGTACCTGTGCTAATGAAAGACATTGCACCACACTCTTTAGAGTTGGGCATGACCGAAGCGGCCAAGCTCCTCAACAAACAGTTAGAGCGCGGCAAGATCGATGGTTTCAAAATGGCCGGCATTCTGGCTTCCATCACCCCTTCTCTGCATTACGCTGGAATTGATCGGGCGGATGTGATTGTTGAGGCCGTGGTGGAAAATCCGAAAGTAAAAGCCGCGGTACTGAGCGAAGTGGAAGGATTGGTCGATGCAGAAACGATTCTGACCTCCAACACCTCGACCATTCCCATTAACCTGCTCGCCAAATCACTCAAGCGCCCACAGAACTTCTGCGGTATGCACTTCTTTAACCCTGTGCATCGCATGCCTTTGGTGGAAATCATCCGTGGTGAACACACCTCAGAAGATACCATCAACCGCGTGGTTGCTTATGCGGCGAAAATGGGCAAATCACCGATTGTGGTCAATGACTGCCCAGGATTCTTCGTTAACCGCGTACTCTTCCCTTACTTTGCAGGCTTTAGCCTACTGATGCGTGATGGTGCAAACTTCACCGAAATCGACAAAGTGATGGAGCGTCAATTCGGCTGGCCAATGGGCCCGGCGTATTTGCTTGATGTGGTCGGCATTGATACTGCACACCATGCTCAGGCAGTGATGGCGGAAGGCTTCCCAACTCGCATGGCGAAAAGCGGCCGAGAAGCGATTGATGCCCTGTACGAAGCGAAAAAATTTGGCCAGAAAAATGGCAGCGGCTTCTATCAGTACACCGTTGATAAAAAAGGCAAACCGAAGAAAGCCTTCAGCGATGACGTGCTCGCCATTCTTGCGCCTGTATGCGGCGCACCACAAAGCTTTGACCCACAAACCCTTATCGAACGCACTATGATTCCGATGATTAATGAAGTAGTGCTCTGTCTTGAAGAAGGGATCATCGCCTCCGCGCAAGAAGCTGACATGGCGTTGGTGTACGGTCTTGGCTTCCCTCCGTTCCGTGGTGGTGTATTCCGTTACCTAGATACCATCGGCATCGCCAACTATGTGGCTATGGCGGAAAAATACGCTGACCTCGGCGCGCTCTATCAAGTACCGCAACTGCTGAAGAACATGGCGCAACAAGGAACATCTTTCTACAGCGCTCAGCAAGCCAGTGCCCTGTAAATCGGTTTGGAAAAGGAATGACAAAAATGAATACTGTAGTGATTGTTGATTGCTTGCGTACTCCGATGGGGCGCTCCAAAGGCGGTGCATTTCGCCACCAACGTGCGGAAGATCTTTCAGCACATTTGATGAAGGGCATTCTGGCGCGCAACCCACAGGTCGATCCAAAAGAGATTGAAGACATTTATTGGGGCTGTGTGCAGCAAACGCTTGAACAAGGCTTTAACGTTGCGCGTAACGCAGCGCTGCTTGCGGGTCTGCCAATTGAAATTGGCGCGGTGACCGTAAACCGTTTGTGTGGATCGTCCATGCAAGCGCTGCACGATGCGGCGCGCGCGATTATGGTCGGCGATGCGGAAATCTGTTTAGTGGGCGGTGTCGAGCACATGGGTCACGTGCCAATGACTCACGGCGTTGATTTCCATCCGGGTCTGTCTAAGAACGTGGCCAAAGCAGCGGGAATGATGGGACTGACCGCAGAGATGCTCGGCAAGCTGCATGGTATTAGCCGTCAGCAGCAAGATGAGTTCGCTGCGCGCTCTCATGCGCGTGCCCATGCGGCAACATTAGAAGGTCGCTTTAAAAATGAGATTCTACCAACCGAAGGTCATGCCGCCGATGGTACACTGTTCACCCTCGATTACGATGAAGTGATCCGCCCAGAAACCACTGTGGCGGGATTAGCTGAACTGCGTCCCGTGTTCGATCCGGCCAACGGTACCGTGACCGCGGGAACCTCTTCGGCACTTTCGGATGGTGCTTCAGCGATGTTGGTGATGAGTGAGCAAAAAGCCAAAGCACTCGGTTTAACCATTCGCGCTCGCATTAAAGCGATGGCCGTGGCCGGTTGCGATCCTTCCATCATGGGTTACGGCCCAGTACCTGCGACCCATAAAGCGCTGCAACGTGCGGGCTTAACCATGCAGGATATGGATGTGGTGGAACTGAACGAAGCGTTTGCCGCACAATCTCTACCTTGCGCTAAAGACTTAGGCTTACTGGAGATGATGGATGACAAGGTCAACCTCAATGGCGGCGCGATTGCGCTAGGTCATCCACTAGGTTGTTCGGGTACACGTATCTCAACCACGCTGATCAATTTGATGGAAGCCAAAGATGCGAAATATGGCCTTGCTACCATGTGTATCGGCTTAGGTCAGGGTATTGCGACCATTTTTGAGCGCCCATAACCCTTCCGTTTTGCCTATCACTGAAGCGTCGTTTAAGAGCCAGCAACGCTGGCTCTTCTTATAATGTTATTTAGCTTGTAGCCAATCACTGTAAAGTTGATCGCTACTGCCCAGATAATTCACCATCCACTCAATCAATTTATGATTATCGTCTTTGCGCCACACTAGGCAGCAGTGGCTAAGCAGTTTTTCATCGGGCAGCACCTTCTCCACTAACTGACCGCTGGCCAGTAGCGGCTGCGCCATATGCCTTGGCATATAGCCAACTCCGAGTCCACTTTTTAAACTTTCAATCGCGCTGTACCAGTTTGGCAGTAGCAAACGGCGCTGTTTAGGGTAGTGTTCGGTATGGCGTTTGGGTAATACGCTTGAGGTATCGTCCAAACAGATGGCTAAAAACTGGCTGATAAACTCTTCACTCAAATTCTGTTCGCGCACGCAGGGATGATTGGGGGACATCACAAATGCCCAGTCAAGAATGCCCATATCGCGTACTTCAAAATCGCCACCAACTGGTACTGCTGCGGTTGCGCCAATCACGATATCGGCGCGGCCTTGTGCAATCGCTTCCCACGAGCCGTTGAACACTTCCATGTTGATCTGTAGCTCGGCGAAATTAAAGGTTTGATAGAAGGCTTCCACCATCGGCTTCATCTTGTCCAGCTTGACTACGTTATCGAGTGTCACCTTCAGGGTTTTACGCCAACCATGCGCAGCGCGTTTGGTTTGCGCGCGGATCTCCTCCATCTGGCGCAGTAACTGCCTTGCTTCAAGCATAAACAGCTCACCAGCAGGGGTTAGCTCGACCTTACGCGGTAAACGGCGAAATAGTACCACACCCAGTTCACTCTCTATTTGGCGCACACTGTAGCTGATAGCCGAAGGCACTTTGTGCAGTACCTCTGCTGCCGCAGTAAAACTGCCTAAACGCGCTACGGCATCCAACATCTCCAAAGAGGATTTGGAAAACATCACTCACCTACCTATCAATTTTTTTGCATGATAACCGAAAAATTTGCCGTTTCTCTTCATCACAAGACAAAACTAGAATGTAACTACAGAAAAATCCTGGTTGGCGCCAACGGATACTGAAAAAAACATGTGTGAATAATTTTGATGGACATGAAAAAATGAAAGTATCTTTCTTCCAGTTGGTTTACCTTTCGGCACTCTCCATGCTCGGCTTTATTGCCACCGACATGTATCTGCCTGCGTTTAAAATGATGGAAACCGCTTTTGCGACCGGCCCTGAACAAATCGCTCTATCACTGACGGTGTTCTTAGTGGGGATGGCGCTTGGCCAGTTACTGTGGGGCTTAGCTTCCGACAAATTTGGCCATCGTAATACGCTGATTGCTGGCTTACTCGTTTTTACCCTCGCCTCTGCCGGACTCGCGTTTAGCTCAACGGTATGGCAACTGCTACTGCTGCGTTTTATCCAAGCGATTGGGGTGTGCGCGCCTGCGGTCATTTGGCAGGCGATGGTGATCAAGCGTTACCCAAGCTCAGTCAGCCAACAAATGTTTGCGACCATCATGCCGTTGGTGGCGCTCTCTCCAGCACTGGCACCGCAATTGGGTGTGCTGCTGGCGGATCACTTTGGCTGGCACAGCATCTTTTTAACCTTAACCTTGATGGGTATTGTGTTGGTGGTGAGTACGGGCTTACAAACCAATGAAGTGGCAGAACCAAAAACCACTTCCATCGCGCAAGATATTAAAGGTTTACTGAAAAGCAAAACCTATCTCGGCAATGTGATGATGTTTGCTTGTGCATCAGCGGCATTTTTTGCCTACCTGACCGGGATGCCAGAAATCATGGCGCAGCTTGGTTATCAAGCACGGGATATTGGCCTGAGCTTTATTCCACAAACCATTGCATTTATGGTGGGTGGCTACCTAGGTAAGAAAGCGGTTCAGAAATACGGTGATGAACTGGTGCTCAAACAGTTGATTGCGCTGTTTACCCTATCAGCAGCGATGATTTTTATCGCCTCACAATGGACACTAAGCTCAATTTGGCCAATCTTGGCTCCGTTCTGCTTAATTGCGGTGGCTAATGGTGCCATGTATCCGATAGTGGTCAACCGTGCTTTATCCAGTGCTAAGCAAAGCCCAGCAACCGCTGCCGGATTACAAAACAGCTTACAGATCAGTGTCAGCAGTTTATCCAGCGCCCTAGTGGCTGCGCTTGCAAGCCAAGCTCAGCCAGTGACAGGCATTGCGATTGTGTTGTGTACTGGCGGATTGTGGATAGGTTACATACTCTCTAACCGTCAGTTACGTGAACAGTTCACCCCCCCGACAATGCTCGCGTGGTCAGTGACGAATAAACTGAATGTGAGTAAGACAAAAAGAGCCGCGAATGCGGCTCTTTTTTCAATCGGTTCAATTATTTCTTTTTCACTGGACGCTGCCAGCCTGAAATTTTGCGCTCTGGCGCGCGAGTGATGACTAACTCACCCTCAGCGACATTCTTCGTCAGGGTTGTACCGGCACCAATGGTCGCACCGTTACCAATGGTTACAGGCGCTACGAGCTGGCAATCAGAACCCACAAACACATCATCACCAATCACGGTTTTGTGCTTATTGGCACCGTCGTAGTTACAGGTGATCACCCCAGCGCCCACATTCACGCCTTTGCCAATCTCAGCATCGCCAAGATAAGTCAGGTGATTGGCTTTTGAGCCTTCGCCAAGACGAGCATTTTTCATCTCCACAAAGTTGCCGACATGAGCATCATCGCGTAGCTCTGCTCCGGGACGTAGACGAGTAAACGGCCCAACCGTACAGTTTTCACCGACCGTCGCCCCTTCAATTACGCTGTATGGGCGGATCACCGTGTTGTCATCAATCTCACAATCTTTGAGAATTGAGCCCGCGCCAATCACTACGTTATTACCGATCGATACATTGCCTTCAATAATCACGTTAACATCGATTTCCACATCCGAACCGCACTGCAGTGTTCCGCGCAGGTCAAAACGTGCAGGATCGCGCAGCATCACACCTTGCTCAAGCAGCTTCTTGGCCTGACGCGCTTGGAAAGCACGCTCAAGACGCGCCAATTGAATGCGATCGTTCACTCCTTCCACTTCAATTGAGTGCGAGGGATGTACCGCTTCCACCGCGCGGCCTTCATCATGCGCTGCCGCAATCACGTCAGTCAGGTAGTATTCGCCTTGCGCGTTATTGTTGTTCAAGCCTGCCAACCAACGCTTAAGATCACGGCCAGTTGCCACCAACACCCCAGTGTTGACTTCTTTGATCAGCTTTTGCTCTTCGCTGGCATCTTTTTGCTCAACGATCGCCACCACCGGGCCACGTTTACGTACGATACGGCCATAACCGGTTGGGTCATCCAGCACAACGGTCAGTAGTGCAATGCCATCGGTGGGCTGTGCTTCAAGTAAACTTTCAATAGTGTCTTCTGAAATCAGCGGAACATCACCATACAACACCAAGATTTTTTCATCATCTTGAAAATGGGGAGAGGCCTGATCTACGGCATGACCAGTACCCAATTGCTGTGCTTGCAATACCCAATTAACATTTTCATTGACCAGAGCCTGCTGCATCTGATCGCCACCATGGCCATAAACCAGATGGATATTTTGCGCGCCTAGGCTATTACACGTATCGATCACGTGTTTTACCATAGGCTTACCCGCCAATGTATGCAGCACCTTCGGCATATTGGAGTGCATACGAGTTCCTTTCCCTGCCGCGAGAATTACCGTACTGAATTTCATTTGTTATCTACCTAGTCATTTTTCTGCGTCGTATTCTAAACAGCAAACCGAAAATAGTTAATCGACGATTATCTCGAAAATAAGAACAGCGATTATTTTCATAGGAAATCACGTTAATTTATTAACAATCAGTCAATAACGGGACAAAAGCATCCCATAACCGCACACTTTCTCGCGAATAAACACGTTTGCAAGAGACAAAAAAGCCTGACATAGGTCAGGCTTTTTATCAGCTTGTAAGCATGATTAACGACGCTTTTTGGTCAATTCAATCACACGAAGCTGCGCGATGGCTTTAGCCAGTTCACTGGCCGCTTGTGCAAAGTCCATGTCGCCATGCTGGTTGAGAATGCGCTCTTCCGCACGACGTTTGGCTTCTTCAGCCTTAGCTGCGTCCAGATCTTCTCCACGAATTGCGGTATCGGCCAACACAGTTGCTGTGCCCGGCTGAACCTCAACAATACCACCAGAGACATAAATGTACTCTTCGTGGCCGTGCAGTTTCACAATACGCACCATACCAGGCTTGATAGCGGTCAGCAGCGGTGTATGGCCGTGGAAAATACCCAGCTCACCTTCGCTACCGGTCACCTGAAACGTTTCAACTAAGCCAGAGAACAGTTTCTTCTCTGCGCTCACAACGTCCAGATGAAAGGTTATTGCTGCCATATCGCCTCCTAGTCAGCCTTATAGCTTCTTCGCATTCTCGATAGCATCGTCAATCGTACCGCAGTACATAAACGCTTGCTCTGGAATGTCATCGTAGTCACCTGCCAGCAGACCTTTGAAACCACGTAGGGTTTCTTTCAGAGATACGTATACCCCTGGATCGCCAGTAAAGACTTCTGCTACGTGGTAAGGCTGAGTCAGGAAACGTTCGATCTTACGCGCACGAGCAACCACTTGCTTGTCCGCTTCAGACAGTTCGTCCATACCTAGAATCGCGATGATGTCTTTCAGCTCTTTATAGCGTTGTAGCGTTGCTTGCACGCCACGTGCCACATCGTAGTGCTCTTGACCAACAACCAATGGATCCAATTGACGTGAAGTCGAATCCAGTGGGTCGATCGCTGGGTATAGACCCATAGCAGCGATGTTACGGTTCAGAACAACGGTTGCATCCAAGTGAGCAAACGTGGTTGCTGGTGATGGGTCAGTCAAGTCATCCGCAGGTACGTATACCGCTTGTACAGAGGTGATAGAACCTTTCTTGGTTGACGTGATACGTTCTTGCAGAACACCCATCTCTTCAGCCAGTGTTGGCTGGTAACCTACCGCTGAAGGCATACGGCCAAGCAGAGCAGATACTTCCGTTCCCGCTAGGGTGTAACGGTAGATGTTGTCGATAAACAGCAGTACGTCACGGCCTTCATCACGGAATCGTTCCGCCATAGTCAGACCAGTCAGTGCTACACGCAGACGGTTGCCTGGTGGCTCGTTCATCTGGCCGTAAACCATCGCTACTTTCGACAGTTCTGGCTGCTCAACGTTTACAACGCCCGCTTCCTGCATTTCGTGGTAGAAGTCGTTACCCTCACGAGTACGCTCACCAACCCCTGCAAATACTGACAAACCTGAGTGTTGCAGCGCGATGTTGTTGATAAGTTCCATCATGTTAACGGTCTTACCTACACCCGCACCACCGAACAGACCGATTTTACCGCCTTTCGCAAACGGACAGATAAGGTCAATAACCTTAACACCCGTTTCCAGCAGTTCAGTTGCACTAGACTGTTCTTCGTAGCTTGGTGCAGGGCGGTGAATAGAATACACCTCTTCTGCGCCAATGTCGCCACGTTCGTCAATCGCATCACCAAGCACGTTCATGATACGACCTAGGGTTTTAGTACCTACTGGTACTGAAATTGGAGCGCCAGTGTTTTGTACTGTCATTCCACGACGTAAACCATCCGAGCTACCCATAACGATAGCGCGAATCACGCCACCGCCTAGCTGCTGTTGAACTTCCAGAACCAGACGTTCTTTGGAATCCACAACATTCAGAGCATCGTAAACACTTGGTACTTCGCTCTGTGGGAACTCTACGTCGACTACCGCACCGATGATCTGTACGATCTTACCTGTAGCCATCGTTAATCCTCTAAACTGTTTGTTTTACCTAAGCTTAAACCGCAGCCGCGCCGCCTACGATTTCCGACAATTCTTGTGTAATCGCCGCCTGACGGGCTTTGTTGTACACAAGTTGTAAATCATCAATCAGGTTGCTCGCGTTATCGGTAGCAGCTTTCATCGCAACCATTCGGGCTGCTTGCTCACACGCTAGGTTCTCTACAACACCTTGGTAAACCTGTGACTCGATGAAGCGCAGTAAAAGCGCATCCAACAGAGGCTTCGGTTCTGGTTCGTAGATGTAGTCCCACATGTGACCACGCTGCATATCTTCGCTGTCCGATTTTGGCAAAGGTAGCAATTGATCGATCTTTGGTTTTTGCACCATGGTGTTCACAAACTGGTTGAACACCAGATAGAGGCGATCTAATTCGCCTTTATCGTATTTCTTCAGCATTACGCCGACCGAACCGATCAGATCTTCTAAGCTTGGGCTGTCGCCCAAACCAGAAACCTGAGCCGCTACTTTCGCACCGCTGTTGTTGAAAAAGGAGGTTGCTTTAGAGCCGATAATCGCCAACTCAATTTGCGCACCTTTTTCTTTCCAGGTTTGCATATCGGTGATGGCTTTTTTGAACAGGTTAATGTTCAAGCCACCACACAAACCGCGGTCTGTAGAAATAATGATGTAACCAACTCGCTTCGCTTCACGCTCTTCTAGATACGGATGACGATACTCTAGACTTGCGTTGGCGACATGACCGATCACTTTACGTATTGTTTGTGCGTAAGGGCGTGATGACTCCATTGCGTCCTGTGAACGACGCATTTTAGAAGCAGCCACCATTTCCATCGCTTTCGTAATCTTCTGAGTGCTTTTCACACTCCCGATCTTAGTACGTATCTCTTTTGCGCCGGCCATCGTTACTCTCCGTTAGTTGGTGGCAGAAACTGCCACCGACCTCATTACCAAGTTTGGGTTGCTTTGAAATCGTCAACCAGCTTCTTCAGCTGAGCTTCGATTTCATCGTTGTAAGCACCCGTCTTGTCGATTTGCGCTGCCAATTCAGCGTAATGAGCACGAGCATACGATAGTAGAGCAGCTTCGAAGTCGAGAACCTTGTTCAGTTCTACGTCTGTCAGATAGCCACGTTCCGCAGCAAAGATCACCAGAGCCTGATCAAATACAGACATAGGTGCATACTGTTTCTGCTTCATCAGTTCAGTGACTTTCTGACCGTGAGTCAGCTGACGCTTGGTCGCTTCAT is a genomic window containing:
- a CDS encoding F0F1 ATP synthase subunit epsilon, which translates into the protein MAAITFHLDVVSAEKKLFSGLVETFQVTGSEGELGIFHGHTPLLTAIKPGMVRIVKLHGHEEYIYVSGGIVEVQPGTATVLADTAIRGEDLDAAKAEEAKRRAEERILNQHGDMDFAQAASELAKAIAQLRVIELTKKRR
- the fadB gene encoding fatty acid oxidation complex subunit alpha FadB, with product MIYQAKTLQVKQLANGIAELSFCAPASVNKLDLHTLESLDKALDALAADSSVKGLLLSSDKEAFIVGADITEFLGLFAKPEAELDEWLQFANRIFNKLEDLPFPTLSALKGHTLGGGCECVLATDFRIGDATTSIGLPETKLGIMPGFGGTVRLPRLIGADSAMEIITQGKACRAEEALKVGLLDAIVDSDKLIDSAITTLTQAIEEKLDWQKRRQQKTSALTLSKLEAMMSFTMAKGVVAQVAGKHYPAPMTAVVAIEEAARLSRDAALDIERKHFIKLAKSTEAQALVGIFLNDQYIKGLAKQSAKAASQDTQHAAVLGAGIMGGGIAYQSALKGVPVLMKDIAPHSLELGMTEAAKLLNKQLERGKIDGFKMAGILASITPSLHYAGIDRADVIVEAVVENPKVKAAVLSEVEGLVDAETILTSNTSTIPINLLAKSLKRPQNFCGMHFFNPVHRMPLVEIIRGEHTSEDTINRVVAYAAKMGKSPIVVNDCPGFFVNRVLFPYFAGFSLLMRDGANFTEIDKVMERQFGWPMGPAYLLDVVGIDTAHHAQAVMAEGFPTRMAKSGREAIDALYEAKKFGQKNGSGFYQYTVDKKGKPKKAFSDDVLAILAPVCGAPQSFDPQTLIERTMIPMINEVVLCLEEGIIASAQEADMALVYGLGFPPFRGGVFRYLDTIGIANYVAMAEKYADLGALYQVPQLLKNMAQQGTSFYSAQQASAL
- the punR gene encoding DNA-binding transcriptional activator PunR, encoding MFSKSSLEMLDAVARLGSFTAAAEVLHKVPSAISYSVRQIESELGVVLFRRLPRKVELTPAGELFMLEARQLLRQMEEIRAQTKRAAHGWRKTLKVTLDNVVKLDKMKPMVEAFYQTFNFAELQINMEVFNGSWEAIAQGRADIVIGATAAVPVGGDFEVRDMGILDWAFVMSPNHPCVREQNLSEEFISQFLAICLDDTSSVLPKRHTEHYPKQRRLLLPNWYSAIESLKSGLGVGYMPRHMAQPLLASGQLVEKVLPDEKLLSHCCLVWRKDDNHKLIEWMVNYLGSSDQLYSDWLQAK
- the atpG gene encoding F0F1 ATP synthase subunit gamma, with the translated sequence MAGAKEIRTKIGSVKSTQKITKAMEMVAASKMRRSQDAMESSRPYAQTIRKVIGHVANASLEYRHPYLEEREAKRVGYIIISTDRGLCGGLNINLFKKAITDMQTWKEKGAQIELAIIGSKATSFFNNSGAKVAAQVSGLGDSPSLEDLIGSVGVMLKKYDKGELDRLYLVFNQFVNTMVQKPKIDQLLPLPKSDSEDMQRGHMWDYIYEPEPKPLLDALLLRFIESQVYQGVVENLACEQAARMVAMKAATDNASNLIDDLQLVYNKARQAAITQELSEIVGGAAAV
- the atpD gene encoding F0F1 ATP synthase subunit beta gives rise to the protein MATGKIVQIIGAVVDVEFPQSEVPSVYDALNVVDSKERLVLEVQQQLGGGVIRAIVMGSSDGLRRGMTVQNTGAPISVPVGTKTLGRIMNVLGDAIDERGDIGAEEVYSIHRPAPSYEEQSSATELLETGVKVIDLICPFAKGGKIGLFGGAGVGKTVNMMELINNIALQHSGLSVFAGVGERTREGNDFYHEMQEAGVVNVEQPELSKVAMVYGQMNEPPGNRLRVALTGLTMAERFRDEGRDVLLFIDNIYRYTLAGTEVSALLGRMPSAVGYQPTLAEEMGVLQERITSTKKGSITSVQAVYVPADDLTDPSPATTFAHLDATVVLNRNIAAMGLYPAIDPLDSTSRQLDPLVVGQEHYDVARGVQATLQRYKELKDIIAILGMDELSEADKQVVARARKIERFLTQPYHVAEVFTGDPGVYVSLKETLRGFKGLLAGDYDDIPEQAFMYCGTIDDAIENAKKL
- the glmU gene encoding bifunctional UDP-N-acetylglucosamine diphosphorylase/glucosamine-1-phosphate N-acetyltransferase GlmU — protein: MKFSTVILAAGKGTRMHSNMPKVLHTLAGKPMVKHVIDTCNSLGAQNIHLVYGHGGDQMQQALVNENVNWVLQAQQLGTGHAVDQASPHFQDDEKILVLYGDVPLISEDTIESLLEAQPTDGIALLTVVLDDPTGYGRIVRKRGPVVAIVEQKDASEEQKLIKEVNTGVLVATGRDLKRWLAGLNNNNAQGEYYLTDVIAAAHDEGRAVEAVHPSHSIEVEGVNDRIQLARLERAFQARQAKKLLEQGVMLRDPARFDLRGTLQCGSDVEIDVNVIIEGNVSIGNNVVIGAGSILKDCEIDDNTVIRPYSVIEGATVGENCTVGPFTRLRPGAELRDDAHVGNFVEMKNARLGEGSKANHLTYLGDAEIGKGVNVGAGVITCNYDGANKHKTVIGDDVFVGSDCQLVAPVTIGNGATIGAGTTLTKNVAEGELVITRAPERKISGWQRPVKKK
- the fadA gene encoding acetyl-CoA C-acyltransferase FadA, yielding MNTVVIVDCLRTPMGRSKGGAFRHQRAEDLSAHLMKGILARNPQVDPKEIEDIYWGCVQQTLEQGFNVARNAALLAGLPIEIGAVTVNRLCGSSMQALHDAARAIMVGDAEICLVGGVEHMGHVPMTHGVDFHPGLSKNVAKAAGMMGLTAEMLGKLHGISRQQQDEFAARSHARAHAATLEGRFKNEILPTEGHAADGTLFTLDYDEVIRPETTVAGLAELRPVFDPANGTVTAGTSSALSDGASAMLVMSEQKAKALGLTIRARIKAMAVAGCDPSIMGYGPVPATHKALQRAGLTMQDMDVVELNEAFAAQSLPCAKDLGLLEMMDDKVNLNGGAIALGHPLGCSGTRISTTLINLMEAKDAKYGLATMCIGLGQGIATIFERP